From one Ursus arctos isolate Adak ecotype North America unplaced genomic scaffold, UrsArc2.0 scaffold_26, whole genome shotgun sequence genomic stretch:
- the BICD1 gene encoding protein bicaudal D homolog 1 isoform X2, with protein MAAEEVLQTVDHYKTEIERLTKELTETTHEKIQAAEYGLVVLEEKLTLKQQYDELEAEYDSLKQELEQLKETVSS; from the coding sequence ATGGCCGCAGAAGAGGTATTGCAGACTGTGGACCATTATAAGACTGAGATAGAGAGGCTGACCAAGGAGCTCACAGAGACGACCCACGAGAAGATCCAGGCTGCCGAGTACGGGCTGGTGGTACTGGAAGAGAAGCTGACCCTCAAACAGCAGTATGACGAGCTGGAGGCTGAGTACGACAGCCTCAAACAGGAGCTGGAGCAG